Below is a genomic region from Ziziphus jujuba cultivar Dongzao chromosome 7, ASM3175591v1.
cattcccagACTGAAATGGAAGAAGAGGAATAAAAATACCAAGCTggttttctctctattttcttttttttttcctacttctTCCAATCTTTTGCCTGGAATTCAGAATTCGAAGattacagagaaaaaaaaaaagaaaagaaagaaaaatcataaTAGTGCGAAATAGTTGTTTCCACTGTTTttagtcttctttttttttttctttttttggggagtGGTGGTTAGATGGGTGCTTGGACTGTACTACTTGTGAGCCTGCTAACCTGCGCCGTCCTACTCCGACCCACTTCATCAGATCCGAGTGACGAAGCATGCCTGACCCATCTAAGCCAGTCCATTCAAGACACAAGGTCCCTCCAGAACTGGACCAAATCAACCTTCGCTAACCCCTGTAATGGCTTCACCGCCTACCTCCAAGGAGCCACCTGCAACAATGGCCGAATCTACAAGCTCTCCCTCACAAACCTCGCCCTCAGAGGCTCTATTTCGCCTTTCCTCGCTAACTGCACCAATCTTCAAGCCCTTGACCTCTCTTCCAATTTCCTCACCGGACCCATCCCTTCTGACCTTCAATACTTGGTCAATCTCGCCGTCCTTAACCTCTCCTCCAACCGACTCGACGGAACAATCCCACCACAGCTCTCGTTTTGTGCTTATCTGAATGTTATTGATCTCCATGATAATTTGCTCACTGGGCCTATTCCTCAGGAATTTGGGCTTCTGGTTCGTCTCTCTGCTTTCGACGTTTCGAAAAATCGGCTCTCGGGTCCCATACCTGTCAGTTTGAGCAATCGGAGTAGGAATTCGCCTAAGTTCAATGCGAGCTCGTTTGATGGGAATAAGGATCTTTATGGGTACCCTTTACCGCCTTTGAAGAGCAAAGGGCTTTCGGTTTTGGCTATTGTTGGGATCGGATTAGGAAGTGGGTTTGCAAGTTTGGTGCTCAGTTTTACTGGGGTGTGTATATGGTTGAAAATTACAGAGAGGAAAATGGCTCTTGATGAAGGTAAAATCAGCCAGCTTATGCCCGATTATTGAAGCCTTTAAAATCAAAGTTTGGGAAAATATTTCAATCAATCttccaatatatatttttccaacttttttttttttacaaaaaaaaaaaaaaggagctagAGATTATTTCCATCCAGGTATGTTTTCGGAATGAAGGTGTGTCTGCTCTGTCCCTTTTCTTCGATgggtttttttcttctcttatgTGTCTTTTTTACTAATCCGGAGAGGGAATTTTcgtcttctcttttttttttttttttttcccctttttattCTTACCTTagtttttccctctctttctctattaACCATTttaggtttcttttttttctttttttttttttcgttttatgCTTTTTGATTCTCTATAATTCTTATTTTCCACAGTCAACAATGTATAAATCAATTCAAAACACGTATCAGTGAAATAgtgtattttctttatatacaGATATCTCTCTCGCTTTCAATATAATGTAATGTCATAATGTTATTTAATCGCTTTGTTTTCTCTTCACCTTCAAATTGTACGAT
It encodes:
- the LOC107425012 gene encoding receptor-like protein 44, yielding MGAWTVLLVSLLTCAVLLRPTSSDPSDEACLTHLSQSIQDTRSLQNWTKSTFANPCNGFTAYLQGATCNNGRIYKLSLTNLALRGSISPFLANCTNLQALDLSSNFLTGPIPSDLQYLVNLAVLNLSSNRLDGTIPPQLSFCAYLNVIDLHDNLLTGPIPQEFGLLVRLSAFDVSKNRLSGPIPVSLSNRSRNSPKFNASSFDGNKDLYGYPLPPLKSKGLSVLAIVGIGLGSGFASLVLSFTGVCIWLKITERKMALDEGKISQLMPDY